From the genome of Balneolaceae bacterium:
TCGTCCTGTGGGAGCGTTTGGTCATCGCGCGAGAAGTCGAACGTACCGTCTTGATTGCCGAGGCGCACACGAACCGTGAAACTTGCCAAATCGAAGGCCACGAGGTCACTCCGCCCCTCGCCGGAGACATCGGCCAGACGTATTTCCGAGGATTCCACCAGGCGTTTGCAGCTTCACAAACGGTTCGACAGTGAACGACCCGTTGCCGTCCGACAGCACACGATGCGCGGGAATCGGATTCCGGTCCAGGTGGACGAACAGAAGATCCGTGCCGTTCTTCCCGTCGATATCGCCGGTGAGCGTCGTGTAGCCCGACCAGTTGCTCGGGGAGCGCCTGTCAAACCGAAGTGTGAAGTACTTATCGTCCCCCGGATCCGTGTTGGGCTGCAGGAGCGATTCGCCCACGTACCATTTGTTGCGTTCGGTTCCCAAGGCCGACCAGATCATGTCGGCTTTGTTGTCGTTCGTCACGTCGCCTACGAAAGCCTGGTAGGGAAACCACGTGCTGCCCTGATTCTGGCTCGTCGTAGGTAGCATAAACGTGCCGTCGCCATTGGAGAAGCCGACGAAGGTGCGGTTTCGGCCACCGAGGAGGTTCCAGACGAGGTCGTCATCCCCGTCCCCGTCCATGTCGCCGACGATGGTGCGGTATTCGTCCCAGCCGCCGCCTGCCGTCGGCGTGTCCGGATGGGTCACGCCGTCGAGAAACTCAAGCGAGCGGCCATTAGCGCGTGCGACGTATGTGATGTTTGTAATGTTATCGTCATTCGCATTCCCGACCCGACTCCAGATCAGCTCGTAGCTGCCGTCATTGTCCAGATCGGCCGTCACAAAGTCGGCGGTCGCCCATCCTCCTTCCGGCGAGGCGGGGTGCGTGCTCGCCTGTGGAGCCGTAAACGTGCCGTCGCCATTGGAAAAGGCGATAGCGATCTCATTTGCCGCCTGTCGGTGATTGAAAATGATATCGTCATTGCCGTCGCCGTCTACATCGGCGGTTGTCGTGGAAAAGGGCGTCGAGATCGGGATGGAGAGGCTCCGCGGCGTTCCACAGGTCGAACGTGCCGGGCGTGTTCACATTTGAGCAGGATCCTCAAAACAGATGTGCTGTTATCTGAGACATGAAAATAAAATAGTAGAACAAAGGTACAAATGACAGCAATGCTGGTTAGGTGAGAGGAGCGTGTCGGGCTATGTATTAGTTGAGTTGACATGGTATCATTGATTTATGGTTTATCTCCAAATAGAGTGGGGGCTCTGTTACTACACGCGCAAAGAAGGGCGGAGAGTGGCGAAAGTCTTTTGTAAAAAATCTACTTGAGCCTGGATAGCAAATAAATTCAAGACAGTCGACGCCTTTGCAGGAGTAATTAAGATCTGATTTCATAATGTTCCAATAGAATAAACTTCTGAAATAGTGTTAATCGTTATCGAAAGCCTCTGAACTTGCCATCCTGCCCGTCGTCCTCATACAAAACTCATTAAACCGCTCGCGGGCGTTTTCTGTCTCAAAGTGGTCCTCACCCAATACTTCTGTTAGAATCTTGTATCCTTTTAGATAGCTCTGTTCGGCTTTGTCCATTTGCTTCATATATTTATAAACATTGCCTATCGCTTCGTAGCTGTAGGCTGTTTCGGGATGGAGTTCTCCGTACACGTCCAGTTCAATATCCAGCGCTCTGTTGTAGTATTCCAGTGCCTCTTGGTATCGCTCCATGTCACTGAAGGTGGTCGCCATATTAGCGTAAGATTGGGCGACTTCAGGGTGCCTGTCCCCATAGATTTCAATCCGGCGGTCCAGTGCTTTTTGGTGGAAGTCGAGAGCCGTTTCATAATCCCCGACGTTACTTCGTGTATTACCAATATTATTATAAAAGACCGGAATGGCCGGATGGTCCTCTCCATACGTATCAAGATAGATTTGGAGAACCTGTTTGGTAAGTTCTTCCGACTCCTCATACTTACTTTGATCGAAGAGTAAATTGGAGTAATAACTCATGGCCACTGCAGTTTGCGGATGATCTTCCCCACGGACCCTTTTTGCTACCTCAATGCTCTCCACCAGGTACTCTTCTCCCTCATTCGAATTTCCCTGGAGGTGCAGGGCATATCCAAGATTACTCAGGTAGTTGATTGACCGTACATGATCGGGTTCCAGGCTGTTTTGAATATACTCGAGAGCGGTTCTGTAATTTTTAGCTGCTGTGTCATAGTCACCCCTTCGTTCATAAATCTTTCCAAGGCTATTGATGAGTGACGCAGTTTCTAAAGCTGCTTCATCATCCGTACTGCGTTCGTATATCGATAGAGCTTCCTTATAGAACTTTTCTGCCTGGTCTGTTTTTCCCAGCCTCAACTTTATAAAGCCCAGATGCTGCAGGGTTGAACCGATCTCGGGACTTCCCGGATCAAGATTCTGCCGACGAATTTGCAGAGCAAGGGTCATCAGAGAGTCTGCTTCTTCAAGCCTGCCATCCTGCATATAAATACTTCCGATATTATGGTGGCTTTTCCCAATTTCGATATGATTCTCATTATAGAGTGTACGTTTAATTTCCAGCGATTTTTTGTACAATTCTCTGCTTTTTCTGTGTCCCATAAACTGACGTAAGCATCTCCCGAGAACATCATACATACGTGCAAGGACTTCGGGTGATCCTTGCAGATCTTCCCCGACCTGCCTGGTGCCTTGTTCCAGCATCGCAAATGCTGTGAGTGTATCGCCCTGGGAAACGGCTGGATCTGCAACCTCGAATAATCCCTGCAAAAATCCGGCAACCTGTTCCGAAGTTTGCGGCTTCTCGCCAGCATGTTCTGTCTCTTTCCAGTTCATTCGCGTAGAGCAAAACCACGATCGCGAGGGAGATGACGGCAAAAATCCCATAAAAGAGGAAGCACGATTTCTCTTCATCCATTTACTGAAACGATATGCCGGTCTTTCCGAGTAGGTGGGGACC
Proteins encoded in this window:
- a CDS encoding VCBS repeat-containing protein; its protein translation is MESSEIRLADVSGEGRSDLVAFDLASFTVRVRLGNQDGTFDFSRDDQTLPQDEWSLFAFITGDFNGDGLQDVLWTNEKQNSRFYIGLAREDNDL
- a CDS encoding tetratricopeptide repeat protein, whose amino-acid sequence is MYLILAEEIEAWLNNRPVPTYSERPAYRFSKWMKRNRASSFMGFLPSSPSRSWFCSTRMNWKETEHAGEKPQTSEQVAGFLQGLFEVADPAVSQGDTLTAFAMLEQGTRQVGEDLQGSPEVLARMYDVLGRCLRQFMGHRKSRELYKKSLEIKRTLYNENHIEIGKSHHNIGSIYMQDGRLEEADSLMTLALQIRRQNLDPGSPEIGSTLQHLGFIKLRLGKTDQAEKFYKEALSIYERSTDDEAALETASLINSLGKIYERRGDYDTAAKNYRTALEYIQNSLEPDHVRSINYLSNLGYALHLQGNSNEGEEYLVESIEVAKRVRGEDHPQTAVAMSYYSNLLFDQSKYEESEELTKQVLQIYLDTYGEDHPAIPVFYNNIGNTRSNVGDYETALDFHQKALDRRIEIYGDRHPEVAQSYANMATTFSDMERYQEALEYYNRALDIELDVYGELHPETAYSYEAIGNVYKYMKQMDKAEQSYLKGYKILTEVLGEDHFETENARERFNEFCMRTTGRMASSEAFDND
- a CDS encoding VCBS repeat-containing protein, producing MPISTPFSTTTADVDGDGNDDIIFNHRQAANEIAIAFSNGDGTFTAPQASTHPASPEGGWATADFVTADLDNDGSYELIWSRVGNANDDNITNITYVARANGRSLEFLDGVTHPDTPTAGGGWDEYRTIVGDMDGDGDDDLVWNLLGGRNRTFVGFSNGDGTFMLPTTSQNQGSTWFPYQAFVGDVTNDNKADMIWSALGTERNKWYVGESLLQPNTDPGDDKYFTLRFDRRSPSNWSGYTTLTGDIDGKNGTDLLFVHLDRNPIPAHRVLSDGNGSFTVEPFVKLQTPGGILGNTSGRCLRRGAE